In Candidatus Dependentiae bacterium, the genomic window AATAAAAAACAGCAAACTATTCAAGACATTCAAAATCTAAAAGAAGAAATCGAAAAATTAAGATTAGATGTACAAGCAGGGCTCAGTGATTTTTCAAAAGAAAAGATTGCTAGAGAAAAGTTATTAATGAAAAAAGATCAAGAATTGGTTTATTTTAAAACAAAATAAGGTTTAAATATGTTTACTCTTCCTCAATTGCCGTACAGCTATGATGCTTTGCAGCCATACATCGACGCAAAGACTATGGAAATTCATCTTACCAAGCATCACCAAGCTTACATTGATAATCTAAACAAAGCGCTTGTTACGTACCCAGAACTGCAAAAAATGAGCTTGGATGAGTTAATTGTTGGCATTGATTTACTTCCAGAGGCAATTAAAACAACGGTGCGAAACAATGCTGGTGGGCACTTTAATCACTCACTTTTTTGGGAAATGATGAAACCAAGTGCGCAGATGGTTCAAGGACATTTGATGCAAGAAATTCAAAAAAAATTCGGGTCATTTCAAGCCTTTAAAGAATTATTTGAAAATGCAGCAAAAACTCGTTTTGGTAGTGGGTGGGCATGGTTAGTTTTAAATAAATCTGGCGATATGGAAATTATTTCTACGGCAAATCAAGATGCAACTTTGATGCTAGGCTCAATTCCTTTGTTGGGGCTTGATGTCTGGGAGCATGCATATTATCTGAATTATCAAAACCGTAGACCTGATTACATTGCTGCTTGGTGGAATGTGGTCAATTGGGAATTT contains:
- a CDS encoding septum formation initiator family protein; protein product: MTFLVRRFIIMFLIFEVALFVLLYCFGPKGLSSFVDLKNKKQQTIQDIQNLKEEIEKLRLDVQAGLSDFSKEKIAREKLLMKKDQELVYFKTK
- a CDS encoding superoxide dismutase, producing the protein MFTLPQLPYSYDALQPYIDAKTMEIHLTKHHQAYIDNLNKALVTYPELQKMSLDELIVGIDLLPEAIKTTVRNNAGGHFNHSLFWEMMKPSAQMVQGHLMQEIQKKFGSFQAFKELFENAAKTRFGSGWAWLVLNKSGDMEIISTANQDATLMLGSIPLLGLDVWEHAYYLNYQNRRPDYIAAWWNVVNWEFVEQRYRMVIGK